In Eupeodes corollae chromosome 3, idEupCoro1.1, whole genome shotgun sequence, a single genomic region encodes these proteins:
- the LOC129950925 gene encoding derlin-1: MADIGTWYKNVPRFTKIWLSATVGISVLARFGILPPELLILDWNPIYKKFQIWRFITALFYYPLSPNTGFHFMLNCYFLYNYSLRLETDHFKTSPADYLFLLIFQWICCAISGVIFNLYILMDPMVLAVLYVWCQLNKEAIVNFWFGTRFKAMYLPWVLLGVNLILSSGGFDSLLGILIGHLYFFLKFQYPQELGGPSFLETPGILKSYFPDVSGGVHGFGIPPVNQRTAERNPPAAGNRLFGNAWGRGNPLGRN; encoded by the exons atGGCAGACATAGGTACGTGGTACAAAAATGTACCTCGATTCACAAAAATCTGGCTCTCGGCCACAGTTGGCATAAGTGTTTTAGCCCGGTTTGGAATTCTGCCTCCAGAGCTATTGATTCTAGATTGGAATCCAATTTATAAGAAGTTTCAg ATATGGAGATTTATAACAGCTCTATTCTACTATCCACTCTCACCCAATACGGGCTTCCACTTTATGTTGAATTGTTATTTCCTCTACAACTATTCACTGCGTCTTGAAACTGATCACTTCAAGACCAGTCCCGCTGACTATCTGTTCCTCTTGATATTCCAATGGATATGTTGTGCCATAAGTGGagtcattttcaatttgtaCATTCTTATGGATCCGATGGTTCTGGCGGTTCTGTATGTTTGGTGTCAATTGAATAAAGAAGCAATTGTGAACTTCTGGTTCGGAACGCGATTCAAGGCAATGTACTTGCCTTGGGTGCTTTTGGGTGTCAACTTGATTCTATCTTCAgg agGATTTGATTCACTTTTGGGAATTCTAATTGGACATTTATACTTCTTCTTGAAATTCCAATATCCCCAAGAATTGGGAGGACCTTCTTTCCTTGAAACACCTGGTATCtt gaaatcatATTTCCCAGACGTTTCGGGTGGTGTTCATGGCTTCGGCATTCCACCAGTAAATCAACGAACAGCTGAAAGAAATCCCCCTGCAGCAGGCAATCGATTATTTGGAAATGCTTGGGGTAGAGGAAATCCTTTGGGACGAAATTga